The Raphanus sativus cultivar WK10039 chromosome 6, ASM80110v3, whole genome shotgun sequence sequence GTGCCAAAGCAATAATAAAAAACGTACATCTATATATAATTGTGTGATGTCTGAATTAGCAAAAcgagaaaagagaagagtttttctttcttttacatCTTGGGGCGATTGAAAAAAGTATGATCTGTTTTCACTTATCTTTTCTGATGCAGTAATTAATATACCATATATAAAAGCTAAAGGctatgaaaattataaaattgttGTCAGGTATGTATATTGTATTTTGGGTCTCTCTTTTCGTCTCTTGGTCTGGACGCTGCAATCTACATTTAGATATCACTGCAGAAACACAATTAATGCAAATGaatgttatatttataatacTCATGTACATAGATGCATCTACTAGTTTTATATCCTGGTTAATTATGACATGGTCTTGTTATAAACATACATTCGCTACTCTGAAGctttaaatttagggtttatatagTATAGCTAACTAAATTAATCGCAAAAAGGTTTGGAAATTACTTGGTGACGTTTCAAAAATGCATATGGccgcatatatatatatgtacgtcTACGTCTTACTACCAATACATTATCATCAAACACTTGTTTAGTAGAATTTTAACGATTATCAACTTTAAATTAAAGAGATTGccgatttttttaattaaaaagattgGCAACAAcctctatactattatttgagaagtgaatttgattatttatcATTTCTCTGTAATTATATGTTTAGTCAGATTTTAtacttaattattaatatttgtaaataattttagtgatttaactaataatttatcattattttgaaaatatttaatatcttttaaagaCAACCAAacttatatacaataatttagtaatattaaagtattacatatatgtttatattatatttggtttaataatattaaatcgatatatatatatatcacataagatATCATAAatcatttatcttttataataattttttaggACAATCAAAATCATTCATTGTGATAATTTCTGAAAAAGTtggcaaaatatttaaaattatttatactattatttataaaatattttttctgttccaaatttaaaaagttgaaagtatttattattcttaataaataattaagttatatttgttaatataattactcatgaattaaaaaagaatttcaTTAGTATGGTATTCAatcattatctaaaagattatatattatattattccaaaaatattttatatcgtaatattttaaaaatatatttatgtatatatgaatatttcaAGTTGATTTCATGTAATAAAAGatgttttgttaaaataaaaaatattatacataaaaatcaatatttaattaattattaaatatttcaaaaacataaaaatatttttattctaatgatttttaaattgataatatatctatttataatttttttaaaaaaatattaagccCGCAAATTCGAACAAAACaattagtagtatataaaaaatcattgattgtaaatttaaatatgtgggaaaaatattctaaataaataCATCATTGTTAGTTTTCAATTTAGCGAGTTGTAAATATACATTTGATTTGATGTCTGTGTTTATCTCAATTTGATATGATGTGGTCGATTATATAAATCGTTAGAGATTGGTTAAGATAACATCAAATCTCGATTGGTGGATTAGTGGATGTGCATGAAGACTACTCGAAACGAGTGAAAAAGTTATACTGATCAGACAATGTCAAAACGGAAACCCTAGTTGGAGGAGGCCAGGCCTTCTCGAACAACTCAGAAAACAACATGCCGTCTTTAATGGAAACAGTCAAATGTCTAGTCGTTTAGACGAGCTAAAGTGAATTGAAATTCTAGCCTGATTTTGACCTCAGGGAGGTTCACATTGACTCGTGTTGATAGATAAAAATCAAATGTTGTATTAATAATAATAGAACGTAAAATGTAGCAGAAATGAAGAAATTAGAAGCTGAATTGTCTTATTTCAGATAAAATCATAataatgaacaaaaataaaataataaaaccaaaagcaacCTAATAATAGTCTACAAGATGTCCTCCGCTTAATCAATGATCAGTGCTGTTTTATCATATTGCATTTAAACCTATAATTTTTATCAGCAGCtgcaataaaacaaaaacatcaaattAAGATCAGAGAACCAACTCGAATTCTTGGTAGAATAAAGTCgaatagtttaataaaatgaCATTACTTACTTGTGTTCTTGGACCAAAGAAGTTGAGTGTCAATCAAAGAATGATTCTTATCATCGAGTCGTTTCCACGTTGTAATTTTATCAACGGCTCCCCACCTTCCATACTTAGTCTTCTCAAGCTGAGCTTCAACTACTCTTACTCTCCTTGCCCATCCAGTCTTTCCGTACCCATGATACCTAAAGTGTGTcacattaattaataaaaataggGTTTATAAGAATGGTTATAAAGCTTTTGAGTCAAATTAAGTCATGATGGTACCCGGCACCACCAGCGTAACAAAGGTTGACTCCATTAAGTGTGGCACAGAAGTCGTTAACGTGGTCGTGACCGCTGAAAACACCTTTGACCTCACCTCTTTCGACAAGTTTGGTGAATAAACCTGAGTTGATAGGTGGAGAAGATGTCTGTTCTTGTCTCACTCCAGTCACTCCATATGACGGTGTGCTGAACTGTTTGAATTCGGGTACTGGAATGTGGAGGTAAACCAACCCCGGTGCCGTACTATTCTGTGGAAATGGCCATTTCTTGTGTTCCATCTGTTACAAAATTGCAAACTCGGTTTGACATTCAAAGAGGTGtgtgatatataaaataaattataatttttatacataaaaaatagcatttatttatttttctctaaaagtCATCACATATCCTCAATAAGCAAATACATATTTTGTGGCTTACCTCTAGCCATTTGGAAGCGTGCTCATACCAGTTCACTTGAGAGGACTTAACCCAATCATAACTAAAAGCAAACCCATCGAGTTTAACGTAATCTCCACCATCAAGCATATAAAGATTGAGAAGGGATTTAAAGAAGAGAGGCGACCCAAAAGGACCCTCGATTTGTAGATTGTAGTTCCCGAAGCCATCGATGGGATATAGCCAAGAACCGAAAGGGTTAACTTCAGACAACGTGTAAGGCATTTTCACGATGTACTTCATCAATGTTTCTCTTGTCATGTCTGATTCTTGGTCGTGATTCCCAAGAATGGCCACCCATGGAATCTTCGCTTCGATCGCCGGAGCAAATGCCATGTCCATTGATTTCGCCGCGTCACCCGACTCGCACATTCCATTTACGTTGTCTCCTGCGTTAAGAGAACCAACAAATGATATAATTACATAATACAATATGTATCCTATATACTCATTaatgataagaaaaaaatttcaactGTGCATggataaattaaaataacattgatagaaatataattatgttatatataagtacattttttttttgacgaaatatatataagtacatTGAAAATACGAATACACACTATACGCGAGAGAAtgttttatgaaacaaaaacaaagttgATTTGTGTGTATGAGTCTGTACCGGAGAAGACGATGAGATCGGGTTTCTCGGAAGCGATAGTGCGTTGTATGAAGGAGGTGGTGTTGAGATCAGAGCAGTAAGGACTTTCTTCCGGTGTTACGTTTGAGCATTGCGTCTCTTTGCCAAAACCGTAGTGCATATCTGACACTTGCAGAATTTTAAACCGGCCATTTGAATTAAACCGAAGTTGGCTTCTACCGTAGGCGTCTACAGGTGAAACCGAGAGACTTAGGCAGATCAAAGAAACACATAAAAAGGCTAGTGTTCTTTCCATTGCGTGTGTGTTTTTAAGATTAAATGAATACGAAAGAAGTTAATCACATTCGACTCTGTTTTTATAGAGTCTTGAATTGATTTTTACgaagattttgataaaatattctTAAGGTATATTCTAATGTATAAGTTATCAATATCCAACTGATTTAGCATatgctttttaattttaattttgctGTAAATGTATAGCGAAAAAACACAACTAGAATATCGTTATTGGCATAtgctttttaattttagttttgctGAAAATATATAACGAAAAAACAACTAGACTATCATTATCGGTTACAAACAGAATcgtaaatattatttacttatttattgaaaaaatattcaagctaaataaattaaataaactcCATATATAAATAACACTATTTAGACCCATCTCCAAAcccattttaatacaaattttcGTAGACAACACACAAAGACAcaataaagacaaaaaaaaacaatgccAATAATACACAATTGAAGGATCGGTCGAGACCCCATTGAAACAGACTAATCATGCCAATAACATTCAAGTGTTCTTATCTTTACTGGCCGCAGTAACCTGAGACTTCTTGAACCATGGAATCCACACAGAAGTTGTCTTCTGATACGCTCTATAAGCTTCAGCTCTGTATTCTTGTTTCACCATCCGACGCTCTACAAGGATTGTTACATAGACTAGACACAGAGTATTGACCAACGCACCTATCAAAGTCCATCCTTGCCCAAGGTTCCAAGCAAACACGACCAAACCCCACCACCACAACTGTTCACCCAAGTAATTAGGATGCCTTGAGTAATACCACAAACCCGTGTCTAGATTGGGGATTTTGGGCTTCCCTTGCTCCTTCAGCTTCTGGTTTCCGGTTACAAACTCGTGGAGCTGCGTGTCGGCGAAGTAGGCCATGACAATACCCGTTAAACAGATAGCCGAGGAAACGAAGTCCCAAATATTCAAAGGCGCATCAACGGCGTGGATGGTGTATAAAGGTAGACAAATCCCAATGAGGAAGATCTGATCAATTTTCACAAAAAAGTATAAGTTACAATAGTTATAGCCTATAACTACAAAGAATCTACTCATTATCCAAAGCTCGTTGAGGCAATTCATCGAACAGTTTGTGGATAAACTGCTTTACCTGCTGAGAAACGTAGACGGAGAAGAACGAGAGCCACCACCAGTGTTTCCCGTACTGTTTCCGTAAGTCGTTGAACCTCCAGTCTTCTCTCGCACCCCACTCCCAATTTTCCCGCCGGAAGTAGTTATGAGTCAACCGAACACTCCAAACCCATGTCAGGATCACGACAATCATGGATCTCCACTTGTTGTACTGTCCCAACGGATGCGTCGCGAAGTAGTGAACCAGCATTACGGGTATCACAGTCCAATACACATCGATCATCTGCCAAAATTTTGAAGAATCAAACTGACATTTTTAGAAAGAgatcaaatttcaaaactttgaGAAATGAGGAGAATTGATGAGTACCCAGTGGCTGGATTGGAGTAAACCGATGACCCAGAAGAGGAAATTGacgttgaagaagaagagaaggtttGCGAGAAGAAGCGGGTGATTCGAACACCATGAATGAATGTAGGAGAGCTCGGGTTCGGAGGTTGAAGAGTAGCTACGGAGAAAGGAAAGGTAGAAGACGATCGAAGGGAGTGGAGCAAGGAATGCAATAATGGCGTTTCTTAAGTTACGATTCATTTTCTTCGCAGATTGTTGGAAGACGTTGTTGttgacgatgatgatgaggagaggagaggagaggagagttCAGTTTTATAAAATGAGCAAAGAAGAATCTCTTTGGGCTTTTGGGCTGGGTTCTGTGTGGCGTGTATGGGCCCACTTTGATCACTGCTATGATTAGTGTCTTCTGATTATTTCTACTTTTGGCggaaactttaaaaaaaaaaatatagaattaaaCTATAGAGAAAGCTCGTTAAAGGGtgattacaaaattattcaAATCAATTGGTATGTGATTTTTTTCTGTCGTAATGATGATGGTTTTGAAATTTGTGACTATTAAGTAGTATATAAAAAATGAGAGTAATGGTCACTTTAATCCAAAGTTATAAATGCAAGTTGTCAAGCCGAGATGAGgacaaataaatgataaaaattcaAGAGTAGCGTGGGGGAGAGTTAAGAGAGTCATAATCAAAGTGAATTCGTGATTGAAATTACTTTATACAAGTAAAAGGAGGAGATAATTAGCAGTGACTCTAATTATTAGCTTAGCAGAAAGCATAGGATTCTAAACAAATCAATACGATcctcaataataataaaatgaaccAACTTTCTCTGCGGTCCAAATTATGATTGAATAACCCTACATCTTTACGCCTGCAACCATGGACGAGTTCGATTATGCACTAATCGTGAACTAAAGAAGGAAATGACATCTGTTAGTAGAACAAAAGACTAGGTTTCTTGATGTTTTTTGttctgtaaattttaaaaattccgtTAGTATTTGTTCTTGACCACAACTAGCAAAAACCATATTATCTATGACTTGACCAAATCCACCTTCCGACTTAACTGTGATAAACAAGTCTCATGTGATAGCAGAGATACAAAAGATTGTTCCTAAGCTTactcatcttctccttcttcttcttcttggcctGTTCTTCttattcatcatcttcttcatcttggtcttcttcttcttcttggccatcttcatcttcttcttcttcatctttttggTTCTCATAAAGAAGACGATGAAAAGGAATGAACTTTTTGTTCCAGTTCCATTCCTTGTGTGCACCTTCCAGCTATCTAAGTACTTCATTGCTTCTTTTTCAGCCGCGAGCGCTAGCTTCTTGTTCTCTAACTCTAGCTCTAGCTCTCAACTTATCCAACCAAGGCTTGAAGCCATGGTCATTGCTAATGATGAGCATGTTGTGCGGAGGCATATCATGAGGCAAATCATTAATGAAATCTTTGAGACATTTATCAGCGGCTTAATTGCCGTGTGCACCAGCAGGTCCTGCAACCAAATAGAGAGAAGTCGACAATAAAATAAGGATTCGACAATAGCAAAGATAAGAGAGGATTTTTAGTTTTATGGAACTGAATGATCTTATTCATACATACTCTATAGATTTATCAGGACAAACATAAGAGAGAATAGCAAATATAAGATAAGAGAGGATTGATATCAGAATAGAGCAAACATAAGATCGAGATAGCAAACAGAGGATTCATCAGGACAAACATAAGAGAGAATAGCAAACATAAGATAAGAGAGGATTCATCAGGACAAACATGACAATAGCAAAGATATGATTCGGCAATAACAAAGAATAGCTTACTAGGGAAAAATTGGAAATCTAGAATAAAAATCTTTAAGTGTAAGTATTGCCATAACAAATCTGAGTGAGATTGAGCGTTCCAAatttattatcattattttttttccattcaTCAGATTGTCTGAAATTCCGACCTACgcatcaaaaaaaataatagtaacaTCTTGATTTCCCCCGGTTAGATTGACTTGGTCGATGCTTGTGTCGGTGTGTGCATCAACGACAATCTCCTCGAAACAAAGACTTTTCGAAAAAGCTATATATTATACTCGCATCCCTGTTTATTTGAAGTTTACTGGTTCCCAGCATAAAATTAATCCTTTTAACTGGTCTTTGAACAAAGACTATCTTTAGTTTCTAATATATTTGTGATTGTggtgaggttttttttttggatttgtcATTGTTCacaattatttatataagaaactaattaAAGATTGTAACTTTTGACAATTAAACATTGCAATGGTTAACATTAAAAGTTACAATGATTCATCACCAAAAACTATAATCACCAACGATTATAATGGTTCATCaccaaaaattataattgttcATCACTAACAGTTGCAACGTTTCATTCTAAATTATCTAAAAGTTgtgttttcttcttcaaaaaaaactgtgtatttataaaaaactttatttatttttaaaatttattagaatatCTAAGAATATGTCTTTAACAACTTCTTTTAAACTAATTCTACTTTTAGGATCAAAAATATATccttaaacatttattttagattttacaaAGACATATTCTAAGAATCATAAAACAAATTGTTAAACAATGTTTGTAAGCTTCCTCTTGAATCATACAGCTAACAAGTTCGAACAACACATTCCCCTTTCTTGgataataataacttttatcgtaaaaaaaaacaaattgttacacaaaactattttaaaaccaTTTCATGACAAAAGAATACATCAACATAGGAGACACATCCTTTGACATGTTAATAATtgtttgccaaaaaaaaaagacatgttaataattttttttttaattaaaactaatatatttgagAAATGATCTTGAAAAGACACAAATATAATAACAACTTCTTTTCAACAAATGCAACTTTTTAGATGAAACAACACAACCTTTGGAATTAATTTGGATTCATATTATTAATAGATGATGATGGTTTTTAAATTTGTGACtattaactatataaaaatgAGAGTAATGGTTAGtttaatctctataatattatttgagaagtcagttttctACGTGGCGCGCTCACGTTAATTTCTATGGCGGTTGATTAcgatgatacccttaatgaattgaaaatattacatataattactatattagaattgattttcctttttcataATTTCTGTTAATTAAAGGTTTCCTTTTTAGTAaacatatataactaaaatatttataaatttcttaaaatgaatttataataatagaatttatttatatataatgtgattaaaaaaggaaagttaacaaaaatagttttgatattaagaaaaatatcagTATTACAGTGATAAACttattgaataaaaaaaaaatttgtcatcaaacacacagactcatattgactctggaataaagtttattattaaaatatcattattaatattttaattaaatttttaatagttttttcaaatcactttttataaaaaaaggaaatatctataataaatatacaacACTTTTAAAcatgtaatttaataaaaaaaaagaatttcctTTTATATAACTCAAAATTGGAATCTAATATAAAAGACAATatctttaatataaatctataaatatcatttatataataaaacgaTTTTTATGTAAATCAAAAaggaatataatataaataataatatctttaatagaaatatttttttaaaaatatataaaactataatttaataaaactaattattttatatatattaaaagaatataatatcaaaaaggaaatatatttaatttataacaatataacagtttttgtatttataacatgtttttattaaaaatgaataccctttaaaatctcaaattcataaaaaatataaattattttcataaataacgTTGGATAAATCAGTTTTCTTATgacattataatttataatatctcattaataaacaaatacatCAAATTagtaagaaatatattttaaaaacatttttattatttagaaatttggTCACATTAATTAGAAACATTTTTAaggatataattttaaagaatcttatttataaattttcaccTTACTTAAACATCataattactattaaattttatttaattactttttagtttctacaatattttttcttataattaaaaattttcaatttaataatACATGGGTGTtcatatctttatataaataaacaactaaatatttaagttggaaccatcaaaataaatatttcaatatcTAAAATTCcattttattcacaaaaaaaaatatgtttttctcTATAAAAATGCACTCCTATTATTTTGGTATAGAAAGATCAAATAATATCATAATGTAGACTGTATAATGTAAGAAGACTTCGAGTAACTTAGTTAACTAAACATTTTATCGAGGAAACACTTATAGCATCTAATAGAGTCCACTAAAACTTTAGTATTGTAATGTTTGTTACTCCGCCTAAATCGATATTTCAGTTGGGAATGCAGTACATGCAATTTCTATTTAGTCTTGGCTTcacaaaataaaaccaaatatatacatgatttacaataaatttttctaaaacattagGTAACTTTAATtgaatttatgtttattataatGTAAAATGTATAATGTAAGAAAACTTCAAGTAACTTAGTTAACTAAACATTTTTTCTAAGAAACATTTATAACATGTAATAGAGCCTACTAAAAATTTAATGTTGTAATGTTTGCTACTCCGCCTAAATCGATATTTCAGTTTGGAATGCAGTGCATGCAATTTCTATTTAGTCTTGTCTTcacaaagaaaaccaaatatgTGATTtacaagaaatttttttaaaacattaggTAGCTAGAATTGAATTTATGTTTATCTGTAACTTTTAAGTGTAAAGTTAATTTAAATAATGCAATTTTAAACTGATTTCaaacaataaattttaactttcaattttgtttgtttataaattCTATAAGTGATtgtgataataaaaaaaataaaaattacaattgaAATAACCATACAAACAATAAAAACTAACTACACTAGATTAAAATCAAACTAGAATTTTCAAAACGAATAtcataacataattaaatattatgtaAAAGCAAGTATATACAATTCAATAACTCACAAATAACATGCTtaactaaattaatataaaatatgaaactaaatcaaaacaaaaataaatattaatacaatttagattttagaaaaatGTTATTCCCGCATATATATGCGGGTGAATCACCTAGTCCAAAGTTATAAATGCAAGTTGTTCTCAAGCAGAGAAGATGACAAAATAGTGGTAAAAAACAGAGCGTGGGGGGGGGGAGAGTTAAGAGAGTCATAATCAAAGTGAATAATTCGTGATTGAGATTACTTTATACAAGTAAAAGGAGGAGATAATTAGCAGTGACTCTAATTATTAGCTTAGCAGAAAGCATAGGATTCTAAGTTAATCAATCAGATtctcaataataataataaaatgaaccAACTTTCTCTGCGGTCCAAATTAGAAGCTCCTTAAAAGCTTCagtcttttttgttttctgggTCTTCGTTAAGCTTATCTATCACAGGTTTTCTGTAGTGATGGATGGGATTGCGTCTGCTACTATCTCTTGCCCAGCGTCGTTTTCAACGCCTCGTGTTTGTAGGATCAAACCTTTTGGCCTAATAAACATCAATACCGATCATAGAAAGAAATTTTCATGTCGAGTAGCTTCTGGAGACACGAGAGCATGACAGCTAAGGTTTGGTGTCTCTTCACAATTTTGGTTCTTGTCTGAAACAAATTGATTTGAGTATGTTTtggtaaaattatataactcaGGTCGTCGACAGTGAACTTGACTTAGAATACAAGAAACACGATGTACTCAGAGCTGTTCAAGAAACTTAACGAGGACTCACAGCCACGTCTGACCAACGCTCTGTCATCGAGGAGGCTCTGGTACAGTAACTGTGTGTGGATATGGTTTATGTGAAAGACAACCTCGGTGTCGTGTCCATATCTCTCACGCACTCCGAGTCTGATACGCAAGAACGCTCTCATCAAAGAAGTTCACTGGGGAGACCTTTTTGATTTAccttaaaatatgattaaattgCACATTAAAACATAATCCTACTACTAAACAGAAAttcaataaatctaaaaaaaaatccattcagttttatttaaatttaagcaAGCATTGGTTCGAGAACAAACAACAGGGAAACGAGAAATAAATACTTCAAAGGGAAAACATAGAAGACTAGA is a genomic window containing:
- the LOC108810150 gene encoding probable inactive purple acid phosphatase 14 — protein: MERTLAFLCVSLICLSLSVSPVDAYGRSQLRFNSNGRFKILQVSDMHYGFGKETQCSNVTPEESPYCSDLNTTSFIQRTIASEKPDLIVFSGDNVNGMCESGDAAKSMDMAFAPAIEAKIPWVAILGNHDQESDMTRETLMKYIVKMPYTLSEVNPFGSWLYPIDGFGNYNLQIEGPFGSPLFFKSLLNLYMLDGGDYVKLDGFAFSYDWVKSSQVNWYEHASKWLEMEHKKWPFPQNSTAPGLVYLHIPVPEFKQFSTPSYGVTGVRQEQTSSPPINSGLFTKLVERGEVKGVFSGHDHVNDFCATLNGVNLCYAGGAGYHGYGKTGWARRVRVVEAQLEKTKYGRWGAVDKITTWKRLDDKNHSLIDTQLLWSKNTSK
- the LOC108806753 gene encoding uncharacterized protein C594.04c, which produces MNRNLRNAIIAFLAPLPSIVFYLSFLRSYSSTSEPELSYIHSWCSNHPLLLANLLFFFNVNFLFWVIGLLQSSHWMIDVYWTVIPVMLVHYFATHPLGQYNKWRSMIVVILTWVWSVRLTHNYFRRENWEWGAREDWRFNDLRKQYGKHWWWLSFFSVYVSQQIFLIGICLPLYTIHAVDAPLNIWDFVSSAICLTGIVMAYFADTQLHEFVTGNQKLKEQGKPKIPNLDTGLWYYSRHPNYLGEQLWWWGLVVFAWNLGQGWTLIGALVNTLCLVYVTILVERRMVKQEYRAEAYRAYQKTTSVWIPWFKKSQVTAASKDKNT